The following coding sequences are from one Syntrophomonadaceae bacterium window:
- a CDS encoding VOC family protein produces MIKRIDHVAVMVKNLDISVKFYQDNFGFKKVLEREMLNSYVKKIVFLRLEGGESEIELMHIPEAMPVEGIHICFKTDSFLADYQRMKEAGLPVVVEPVEVPVRYGEGTGHRAMFRGPDNELLEIYG; encoded by the coding sequence ATGATCAAACGCATTGACCATGTGGCCGTAATGGTAAAGAACCTGGACATTTCCGTGAAGTTCTATCAGGATAACTTTGGCTTTAAAAAAGTATTGGAAAGAGAAATGCTGAACTCTTACGTGAAAAAAATAGTGTTTTTACGCCTGGAAGGCGGAGAATCGGAGATTGAATTAATGCATATTCCGGAGGCAATGCCGGTGGAAGGTATCCATATCTGCTTCAAAACCGATAGTTTCCTGGCCGATTACCAGCGCATGAAGGAAGCAGGTCTGCCTGTTGTGGTTGAGCCGGTGGAAGTACCGGTACGCTACGGGGAAGGGACCGGGCACCGGGCCATGTTCCGCGGACCTGACAATGAGCTGCTTGAGATTTATGGTTGA
- a CDS encoding pyridoxal phosphate-dependent aminotransferase: MEAKGEHIIHLEVGEPDQDTPQPIVEAAVKAMREGDTHYTHSLGKLELREEISRYYCRKYGVEVSPDRIIVTSGTSPAMLLIFSALLNRGEEIILSDPHYACYPNFIRYVDGQPVFIPVSEQDGFKYRIENIQAKISPLTKGILINSPANPTGNVFSGPELQDIAALGPYIVSDEIYHGLTYEGEEHTILEYTDQAFVINGFSKLYAMTGWRLGYVIAPQEFIRPMQKIQQNLFICAGSFVQAGGIAALRDCDDHAAKMKAVYNERRRYLLSRLNTLGIATRVEPTGAFYALANVKGYTMDSYSFAFEILERAKVAVTPGIDFGRNCEGYIRFSYANSLENIKEGLDRLEAFLGQKPGVKACSYL; the protein is encoded by the coding sequence ATGGAAGCTAAGGGAGAACATATTATTCATCTGGAGGTGGGGGAACCTGACCAGGACACCCCCCAGCCAATTGTGGAAGCTGCGGTAAAAGCCATGCGGGAGGGGGATACCCACTATACCCACAGTCTTGGCAAGCTAGAATTGCGGGAGGAAATTTCCAGGTATTACTGCCGCAAATACGGGGTGGAAGTATCCCCTGACCGCATAATTGTAACCTCCGGGACCTCTCCGGCCATGCTCTTAATTTTTTCAGCCTTGTTGAACAGGGGAGAGGAAATTATTTTGTCAGATCCCCATTATGCCTGCTATCCTAACTTTATCCGGTATGTTGACGGGCAGCCTGTGTTTATACCAGTCAGTGAACAGGACGGGTTTAAATACCGTATCGAGAACATCCAGGCAAAAATATCCCCGCTCACAAAGGGGATATTAATTAACTCTCCCGCCAACCCGACTGGTAATGTTTTTTCGGGGCCAGAACTGCAAGATATTGCAGCCCTTGGTCCTTATATTGTCTCTGATGAGATCTATCACGGCCTGACCTACGAAGGAGAAGAGCACACCATCTTGGAATATACGGATCAAGCTTTTGTAATAAACGGCTTCTCCAAGCTTTATGCCATGACCGGCTGGCGGCTTGGCTATGTGATTGCGCCCCAGGAGTTTATCCGGCCGATGCAGAAAATTCAACAGAACCTGTTTATTTGCGCGGGGTCTTTTGTTCAGGCCGGTGGGATTGCCGCCTTAAGAGATTGTGATGACCACGCTGCTAAAATGAAGGCGGTTTATAATGAGCGCCGGCGCTACCTCTTATCCCGGCTCAACACCCTGGGGATTGCCACCCGGGTTGAACCTACGGGAGCCTTCTATGCTCTGGCAAATGTTAAAGGTTATACCATGGATTCTTATTCCTTTGCCTTTGAAATTCTGGAGCGGGCTAAAGTAGCCGTAACTCCCGGTATCGATTTCGGGCGCAATTGTGAGGGTTATATTCGTTTTTCCTACGCTAATTCTTTGGAAAACATCAAGGAGGGCCTCGACCGCCTGGAGGCTTTTTTGGGACAAAAACCTGGAGTAAAAGCTTGTTCTTATTTATGA
- a CDS encoding Uma2 family endonuclease: MGQDKAAKSACLIREQPVTYEDYANLPDDGVRYEINDGRLEVMSPGPNAVHQLVLQQIEHHLLQNCAKDFIVLLAPIDLILSETEVRQPDLIMIRRDRLSLITKRGVEGAPDLIVEVLSPFSAKRDRQQKLHAYAKYCIPEYWIVDINNELLEQYLLTDQQYQLFEVYQENQPVHSQQLSCVFFTMREIMDSIPELPNF, encoded by the coding sequence ATGGGACAGGATAAAGCTGCGAAGTCAGCTTGCCTGATCAGAGAACAACCCGTAACATACGAGGATTACGCAAATCTGCCGGACGATGGCGTGCGCTATGAAATAAACGACGGGCGGCTGGAAGTTATGTCACCGGGTCCAAACGCGGTGCACCAGCTGGTCTTGCAGCAAATCGAGCACCACCTGCTGCAAAACTGTGCCAAGGATTTTATAGTTTTATTGGCGCCCATTGATCTGATCCTTTCGGAAACGGAGGTGCGCCAGCCGGATCTGATCATGATTCGCCGTGACAGGCTGTCTCTGATCACGAAAAGAGGTGTTGAAGGAGCGCCTGACCTGATCGTAGAAGTCCTGTCACCCTTCTCGGCCAAACGCGACCGGCAGCAAAAATTGCATGCCTATGCCAAGTACTGTATTCCGGAATACTGGATCGTAGATATCAATAATGAGCTGCTTGAGCAATACCTGTTGACGGATCAGCAGTATCAGCTGTTTGAGGTCTACCAGGAAAACCAACCTGTTCATTCACAGCAACTTAGCTGCGTCTTTTTTACAATGCGCGAGATTATGGACAGCATCCCTGAATTGCCCAATTTCTGA
- a CDS encoding AbrB family transcriptional regulator — protein sequence MEDLLLLFSAGILGWLLFSLLNISAAAMLGPIAAVAAMNLAGFSLPKAPEFLSPVLQIVIGLYLGGKVKQEEIAGIKSLLRPALLMLLWALSITFGLGYLLTRMTDMSFLTAVLGSSPGGAAEVGIIAVATGADVATVTILQVIRLFATLIFFPLFLPRGGKKIKFKKYNPLHSKSYLEKNWQEIRSIAFGRLLLTLSITTAGAYLFYKMHFPAGWMFGAMATVIALSCKGYPIQLPPKFLLNISLAGLGLLLGQSFSRDLFLGLGSLLPAIIVNTLILFLAAWLLAKYYQRITNWDASTCICSTAPGGISAMVAVAEAYGADSFKVSLLHLVRLLAIKASLPLIVIIARLFDH from the coding sequence TTGGAAGATCTATTATTGTTGTTTTCAGCGGGTATTCTCGGCTGGTTATTGTTTTCATTGCTGAATATTTCTGCGGCAGCCATGTTGGGCCCTATTGCAGCAGTAGCAGCTATGAATTTAGCAGGTTTTTCCCTCCCAAAAGCGCCGGAATTTCTCAGCCCAGTGCTGCAGATTGTTATAGGCCTCTACCTGGGAGGCAAGGTTAAGCAGGAAGAAATTGCAGGAATTAAATCTCTCCTGAGACCGGCCCTCCTGATGCTTTTGTGGGCACTGTCCATCACTTTCGGCCTCGGTTATTTGCTTACCCGAATGACAGACATGTCTTTCCTCACTGCCGTTTTGGGGAGCAGTCCGGGTGGAGCTGCGGAAGTGGGAATAATTGCTGTCGCCACAGGAGCCGATGTTGCTACTGTAACTATATTGCAGGTGATCAGATTATTTGCTACTCTTATTTTTTTCCCTTTATTTCTGCCGCGTGGGGGCAAGAAGATTAAGTTTAAAAAATATAATCCACTGCACTCCAAATCTTATCTCGAAAAAAACTGGCAAGAGATCAGATCAATAGCTTTTGGCCGCTTGCTGCTAACCCTTAGTATCACCACTGCAGGGGCCTATCTTTTCTATAAGATGCATTTCCCCGCCGGCTGGATGTTCGGAGCGATGGCCACAGTGATCGCCCTTTCCTGCAAAGGTTATCCCATCCAGCTGCCCCCGAAATTTCTGTTAAATATATCTCTGGCAGGCCTAGGACTTCTTTTAGGGCAATCCTTCAGCAGGGACCTTTTTTTAGGTTTAGGGTCCCTGCTTCCCGCAATTATTGTCAACACCCTTATTCTTTTTCTGGCTGCCTGGCTGTTAGCCAAGTACTACCAGCGGATTACCAATTGGGATGCCAGTACCTGTATCTGCTCAACCGCTCCGGGAGGTATCAGCGCCATGGTAGCGGTTGCCGAAGCCTATGGCGCCGATTCATTCAAAGTAAGCCTGCTCCATTTAGTACGGCTTTTGGCCATTAAGGCTTCCTTGCCTTTAATTGTGATCATCGCCCGGCTTTTCGACCATTAA
- a CDS encoding LysR family transcriptional regulator: MKARYRLWLEGDGHVFGDGMANMLKSIDELGSISQAAASLNISYRKAWGMIKKSEGHLGIRLLNTQAGGEHGGGAFLTPEGQDLVKKYFNFKKEVDLAISHSFLKHFSQ, from the coding sequence ATGAAGGCCCGGTACAGGTTGTGGTTAGAAGGTGACGGCCATGTTTTCGGTGACGGGATGGCAAATATGCTTAAAAGCATAGATGAACTAGGGTCTATTTCCCAGGCTGCGGCGAGTTTAAACATTTCCTACCGCAAGGCCTGGGGCATGATCAAAAAATCAGAAGGCCACTTGGGAATTAGACTCCTCAATACCCAAGCAGGAGGTGAGCACGGCGGCGGAGCTTTTTTAACCCCAGAGGGACAGGACCTGGTCAAAAAATACTTTAATTTCAAAAAGGAGGTGGATCTGGCCATCAGCCATAGCTTTTTAAAGCATTTCAGCCAATAA
- a CDS encoding substrate-binding domain-containing protein, producing the protein MWKKFLLPILLAFTLTSMIATGCTPQAATPEPAKTQPVIKEIILATTTSTQDSGLLDTLIPTFEAKTGYIVKTVAVGSGAALALGERGEADVLLVHAPEREKRLLASGNAITRQLIMYNDFVIVGPASDPAGIKGLKAAEALAKIAGKESLFITRGDNSGTHIMEMSLWRQTGITPSGKWYLQTGAGMGQTLSVASEKQGYTLTDRGTYLARKGQLTLEVLVEGEAALLNIYHVMRVNPEKFRKVNAPGAIAFADFMLSPEAQQTIKTFGVDKFGQPLFFPAAGKKEEELGN; encoded by the coding sequence ATGTGGAAAAAATTCCTTTTGCCAATCTTGTTAGCCTTTACACTTACAAGCATGATCGCAACAGGCTGCACCCCCCAGGCTGCTACGCCAGAACCGGCTAAAACACAACCGGTAATAAAAGAAATCATCCTGGCTACAACGACCAGCACCCAAGACAGCGGCTTGTTAGATACGTTAATTCCCACGTTTGAGGCCAAAACTGGCTACATAGTAAAGACGGTGGCCGTTGGATCCGGTGCGGCACTAGCCTTAGGCGAAAGAGGCGAGGCTGACGTGCTCCTGGTTCACGCCCCCGAGAGAGAGAAGCGTTTGCTGGCGTCTGGCAATGCTATCACTCGTCAGCTGATCATGTACAACGATTTTGTCATCGTTGGCCCTGCCAGCGATCCTGCTGGAATTAAAGGCTTAAAGGCAGCAGAAGCTCTTGCGAAAATTGCAGGCAAAGAAAGCCTGTTTATTACCCGTGGTGATAATTCCGGCACCCATATTATGGAAATGTCGCTATGGAGACAAACCGGGATCACTCCCAGCGGCAAATGGTACTTGCAGACCGGCGCCGGCATGGGCCAGACTTTAAGCGTTGCTTCGGAAAAGCAAGGTTATACCCTTACCGACCGGGGCACTTACCTGGCACGGAAAGGACAATTGACCTTGGAGGTATTAGTCGAAGGCGAGGCAGCCCTTTTAAACATTTATCATGTGATGCGGGTAAACCCGGAAAAATTCCGCAAGGTTAATGCCCCCGGAGCTATCGCATTTGCCGATTTTATGCTTTCGCCGGAAGCTCAGCAAACGATTAAAACATTTGGAGTGGATAAGTTTGGCCAGCCCCTCTTCTTTCCTGCTGCCGGCAAGAAGGAAGAAGAACTAGGAAATTAA